GGTGCATGTGACGTAATCTACGAATCACGGATCCAAGTATCCTGAGATAAATTGTTCCTTGGTGATCGGTTGCTATAGCAATACTCCTTTAGTGGAAACTTGAGCAACGGAGAACCGTTTTCGAAGCACACAGGCATAGGGTCGCGAGGAGGCGAGGACAGCACACATAAACAGCGGCGTGGCATGTTAGAGAAGAAGGACTCGATGTCCTATTTTCCATGGAAAAGCTGCTCTTCTGCGAGAAAACAAGGGGCGTTGTCACGGATGAAGGAACACTTGTATCACATTTCACTGATGTAAATgattttgtaataataataataataataatatgccatttagcagacgcttttatccaaagcgacttacagtcatgcgtgcatacatttttgtgtatgggtggtcccggggatcgaacccactaccttggcgttacaagcgccgtgctctaccagctgagctacagaggaccacagcaaaggtagtgggttcgatccccgggaccacccatacacaaaaatgtatgcacgcatgactgtaagtcgctttggataaaagcgtctgctaaatggcatattattattattattattattattattattacaaaatcATTTACATCAGTGAAATGTGATACAATTGTTCCTTCATCCGTGACAACGCCCCTTGTTTTCTCACAGAAGAGCAGCTTTTCCATGGAAAATAGGACATCGAGTCCTTCTTCTCTAACATGCCACGCCGCTGTTTATGTGTGCTGTCCTCGCCTGTGTGCTTCGAAAACGGTTCTCCGTTGCTCAAGTTTCCACTAGCAAAGGAAGCCTATTCTTGCATGCAATCTTTGCATGTGTGAATGTGGATGTCTTTGTGCGTGTAGCCAGTGTGCGCGCGTGCGTTTGTTTTTGTGATATCATGTTACAGCATAGTCTACTTGCAGAAATGCCTCATATTCAGTTTATTCAATTCAAAGGAACTGGAGTAGAGCTGTCCTGTGCTGAAAAGCCTGTAGTAGGGCATTGCTGTGTCTCCCTGTAGTGATATGCACGTCACTCTGGCACCTGTTTTGCAAACTATTGGGCCATTCTAGTTTATTTTGGCAAATATAACTTTAATATTTTCTATATTTAATTAATCTTAAAATAAGGGAAGTAGTTGTAAATACATTCCTGTTCGAAGGCCATATGTTTGTGGGTTCTCTTATGAAACCTGTGGCACTGCGTCTGCAGTTTTGGAGGCGACCGTGAGAAACCGGTTAGTTCAATACACCAAGCAGATACGCGGAATGCCAATTACTCAATTAATGTATAGCCTACTGCCCGTGCCGGTGCTGTTGAtgttttcctttctttttctGTGTTGAGAATGCTTCATAGGTCTGTTGTCACTATAGAGAGTTTATGGTAAAGCAATGGTTCAACAGAAACGACAGCGAATGCCACAAGCGAGTCTAGGATTTTAAACTGAGTAATGGCAACTTCGGCACCTTGCTGCTCTGTCTGTTCACTAGACCGTGCCAGATTAGCCCATTGCTTGTCAGTAACACACCGGGCATGTCCTCATTCTTTTACCGAAGggatgtgtgtgtccgtgtatgtgAAGCACAAGAGTGCCATCCTCTTCACCCGTCTGTGTGGGGATGAATGCCGCCGATGCCTTCACCATTCCGAGCTCTCAGCTCGCGTTCAGCAGGGCAGTAGAGGAAAGTGGGTGAAGAGGTAGAAGGAGGGGGTGACGGTGGTGTAAACTGCAGTGGCCCCCGGGGTCATGTGAAACTCGAGGGCATGTCATATCTCCCAGTTTTTCTTCAGTGATCTGGgagctcctctcgctctctcgttctctctcctctGAGGCGCTAGAGGATTATCACGCCTCTCAATAGTGGTTGATGTAATCGCCAGCGCGGGAACATCTTAGCTCGCGGGGCCCCTGCCTCAGGGCTGTTACTAAATGTTTCAGTATTTAGAGCGCCCCAAAAACGGTGTCATTGCGTTCTGCTTCTGCTGCTAATGATTCTACCGTCATGAATTAGCAATGCGCAAGCTTAGCTTGACATGGGATCAGCTAACTGTCGACATTATAAACACGTGGACCAAGCTAGGCTATAAAAAGCGATGGGGAACAAATGCGCATACAATGTCTGTGGTGTGACTTTACAGTATGGGCAGACCGTcagtagcggtgcatgggtaaaatcacttgGGAAGCCAAGCCATAtcacaacctatgtgttgtgataattgcattgttttctCTATaacctgtaaatcgctctggataagagcgtctgctaaatgatcaattatttattattatatataaattCACATTCCTTGCGACCATAATATATAGGTCTAAGGCTGAGACAAGATGACACAGTGACAGAatcaattcaaccacacctttgtttcatcacaaaaccggagagcaacctctgtccggtgaagtccacaaagcatattgcatgtaacagttacatgacctacagcatggtcaagcaagttaatatttccgacattttcggactgctaaacaactattgattttgAACCactgagagttaccgcaagtcgcaaagaaaacaggagctgcctccactattccaacaccatttcaacttcaacatttcaacatcatcaaatcacctatgtttAGTCTATTACAGTGACAATTAAAATataacaaaaacaatttagtccaatcaatgtaagctTAATATGATGTGGTTGAccatggttctgatttgtgtgtgtgtgtccatgttcgtagagaaaacatgttgactcaccctacttgttgagaaacgccaatgccatcctcctctctttcatgttgacgaaatggTCTATGACTCTTGTCATAGAGTACACTTTTATTTTaagttgtcctaggctacctggctaaaatgcttgctcgctagcctaacttcctttcatgggcaacgttagctagttaacattagtcttctacatctagctacatattgaactttcatcctctcagtccaggggcacaacaatgtatacatgtatggttggatcagaatcgcctttATAATCATCagccagtacagagaattaagtaaaaccacaagtccaaatgctcgctggcttccattgcattcaatgctacgggcggcaacaatgtcatactctttatgACCAGACAACATCAGATACtgtagatggcctacacatacagagacaggggcgctgtttcgctcgctccgatgctttctccggtgaaatacattcagcctcttgcgaattgaaggaaaattatgaaaacacagagtgacgaaagatacattattttctatttttttcttggtcaattttttggggatgcctggcttcccttggcatccatgaatacacaccactgcagaccttaccaagggaggagagtagagaggaaggacagaccagaccagaccaagggagtagagtagagaggatggGGGTTGTTCTGTCATTTCCTCATAATAATCTTGCAATGGCCCTTCATATCTttcatgcagtgtgtgtgtgtctgtgcgtgtacCTGTGTGTATAAAAGCAATGAAAACAGGTATTTTCTCTGCCTTGAAAACATGAGTGCTCTTTTAGATCAGTTTGAATGGATTTCTTGGTAGTCATAGCATGTACAGTGCATCTGTATAATAACCTACACTGCTTGTCATCATTAATGTAGTGTATGAGTCATCCTTCACTAATGCTTGTTTTTTCCTTCACAGGTAAATGTTGAAGACACCGCTGAAATGTTACCAAAATCGAGAAGAGCACTTACCATTCAAGAGATTGCGGCGTTAGCCAGATCTTCATTACATGGTAAATATGAGCATTGCGCCCGAATgcaaacacatgcacacgcacacaaaacaAATCCTGCCTGCTATACTCTTTACACTTTACATGTATGTGACCCTTGCCCTCTAATCTTTGACCTCTAGGCATCTCCCAGGCGATGAAGGACCATGTGACGCGGCCCACAGGCATGGCCCAGGGCAGGGTGGCCCACCTGATAGAGTGGAAGGGCTGGTGTAAGCCCACTGACACCCCCACAGCTCTGGAGTCTGACTTCAACAACTACTCTGACCTCACTGAGGGAGAACAGGAGGCACGCTTCGCTGCAGGTCAGTAGGCCTACCTCGTTTATCATTAAGATAATTTAGTTTTACTTTAACAGGTAAGATGACTGAGAATGGTTTTTACAGCAGTGACTTGAGGTATTACAATTTTGTGAAatgttcctctttctctctgttttttGTCCCATTCTTTCTATACCACTCTTTTGTCCTCTGTCCCTGTCTGCCGCCCTCTTTTACTATTTcactctattcctctctcttttgcctatctccatctgtctctctgtctattctcTAGGtccctcgttccctctctctcctcattcctctTTGTctttcaccccccctctctctccattctccctccctccctgcagtGCAGCCTCTCAAGGTTAATTTGCACAGTAAGGTTCTGCTCCTGGCTAGTGACGGCGTGACTGAGCGCTTTTCTCTgtgtccctcctctcctcttgttttcctctcctctcctctgaccaTCACAAAATATGCCCCctttacacacatactgtacaggcaTGCAAACACTTCTACCCCCTTCTGATCCCACCATCACATCCAGCTGACCCCAGGGTTATTTCTCTTGTCCTTCACTTCCTCTTACATCATCACTGTGCGCCTGTCCACTTTGTCAGAACCCTGGTCAGTGCTGACATGACATGACTCCTCATCTACGTCACTGTCTCTGTTTGAACTTTAGCTGGGCTTGGGTGACTTTGCAGGTTGTGTGAAAAACCGTGAAtgtaatgtacagttgaagtcggaagtttacatacacttaggttgcagtcattaaaactcgtttttcaaccactccacacatttcttgttacaaactatagttttggcaagtcggttaggacatctactttgtgcatgacagaagtaatttttccaacaattgttcacagacagattatttcacttaattcactgtatcacaattccagtgggtcagaagtttacacacactaagttgactgtgccttaaacagcttggaaaattccagaaaatgatgtcatggctttagaagcttctgataggctaattgacataatttgagtcaattggaggtgtacctgtggatgtatttcaaggcctaccttcaaactcagtgcctctttgcttgacatcatgcgaaaaatcaaaagaaatcagccaagacctcagtaaagaaattgtagacctccattatgtggatgtattgacacaacatctcaagacatcagtcaggaagttaaagcttggttgcaaatgggtcttccaaatggacaatgaccccaagcatacttccaaagttgtggcaaaatggcttaaggccaacaaagtcaaggtattggagtggccatcacaaagccctgacctcaatcctatagaatttgtgggcagaactgaaaaagcgtgtgcgagcaaggaggcctacaaacctgactcagttacaccagcgctgtcaggaggaatgggccaaaattcacccaacttattgtgggaagcttgtggaaggctacccgaaacgtttgacccaagttaaacaatttaaaggcaatgttaccaaatactaattgagtgtatgtaaacttttgacccactgggaatgtgatgaaagaaataaaagctgaaataaataattctctctactattattctgacatttcacattcttaaaataaagtggaatttttacttggattaaatgtcaggaattgtgaaaaactgattttaaatgtatttggctaaggtgtatgtaaacttccgacttcaactgtagctgtgtATTGGTGTATGTATGTGAGAGAGTGTAAATGTATGAATGTTTGGTCAAAGTGATTCGGTTTCAATTATGGGAGAGAGTACAAGGGTAAATGTCTTGGAAGGTTTTTGACTATGTATGCACAGTatatggtgtttgtgtgtttgctgGCTCTCAGGATAGATTAAGCCAGCTGAATGGGAGGTACCATGGGGGTTGTGTCCAGGTGGGGTTGTCCTATTGATGGACCAGCCCGtgccaacacacacaaacatctctGTCTCGGCCTCTCTctctaacatacacacacacacacacacacacatacactatctTGGATAGTGGTTATCCCCTGCAGGAGTCTGGCTGTCAGCCTTGACCGATACTTAGAGGAGCTTATTTCACCctttagactgtgtgtgtgtgtgtgtgtgtgtgtgtgtgtgagtgtgtgagagagagggagagagagagagagtgagagagagtgagagagagtgtgtatagaAGGGTGTACTTTTCAGTTTGTGTGAGCGTGTcaaatgttactgtgtgtgtgtgtatgtatgtgcagGGCTGGCAGGGCTGGCAGGGCTACAGGTCCATGGGGTTACTCTGTAGATGCCATCAAAGTGTTCTGGGAGTGTGCTGGACTGGGAGAGGAGCCAATCTATGCAGGACCATAGCATACACATgctcgtgcacacacacacatgtatacagAATGGATGTAAACCTTGTTGTGTATAAGatggagaaagagaatgagaaacAGAAACttaaagaaagagaaagacactAGCGGTATGTGTCAGAGGACAGTCCTTCCTGTGTGTGAAGGCTGAGTTTAGGGCTGAGCCACAGTAGAATATGAATGAGAGAATCGATCTCTGTGTGAATCAACACATGAATACAGAACACATGACAGAAGAGAACAggggagagggaaatagagagtgAGAATTTAAATTGAAATGggatgaggagagaaagagagagatgagatgaaaaAGAGGGAGATTGAAATGTAAAGGAAAATAAAATGAGATGaatgagaaaaggagaggagCACAAGGCATGTGgctaagggagagagaggagaaataaaTGAGAAGACAGGAATGAGAAAAGAGAGGGATTGGATGGAAtacaaaagagaggagaggaatgaggaAAGGAAGGCCTTTGAAGCAGTGGAGAGAAAGAGGTAATTTGTGATTGGCTACCTGGTGACAGTGATTGGAGGTGATTGGTCAGCTCGTCTCTGTGGAACACTGGCTCTGTCACATGCTGAGTCACTTCAGCCACGGAGAAACCCACAGTCACCGTCTCCCCCTGTGTGTAAtaaaataatttggtgggtgtttaaatttgtcctatttcatgaacaagtgtgtattaatacacgtgttttttgcatatcccatctctccttgagacaccctcggagagtgggttatgcaattagggttaagtgccttattCAAGAGCACATCAGCAGATTTCTCACCTTGTCGGCGTGAGGATTCGAACTAGCGACCATTCAGTCACTGGCCCAACGCTATAACCGCTATGCTACCTGCCACCCCGCTGGGCTACCTGTCGTGTGTGACATACAGATCTGAGACAGATCTCTCATTTctgattgtgtatttgtgttacaCAATCACATACCTGAGTGTGAATTATTTGCAGTGTTTGCATATACAGTGcccgtcaaaagtttggacacctactcattccagggtttttctttatttttactattttctacattgtagaataatagtgaatacatcaaaactatgaaataacacatatggaatcatatagtaaccaaataagtgttaaaacaaatcaaaatatattttatatttgagattcttcaaagtagccaccctttgccttgatgacagctttgcacactcttggcattctctcaaccagcttcatgaggtagtcacctggaaatcatttcaatgaacagctgtgccttcttgaaagttaatttgtggaatttctttccttcataatgcgtttgagccaatcagttgtgttgtgacaaggtagggatggtatacagaagatagccctatttggtaaaagaccaagtccatattatgacaagaacagctcaaataagcaaagagaaacgacagtccatcattactttaagacatgaaggtcagtcaatccggaacatttcaagaacttttaaagtttcttcaagtgcagtcgcaaaaaccataaagtgctatgatgaaactgcctctcatgaggaccaccacattaaaggaagacccagaattacctctgctgcaggaaataaattcattagaataactgcccaaataaatgcttcacagagttcaagtaacacacacatctcaacatcaactgttcagaggagactgcgtgaatcaggccttcatggttaaattgctgcaaagaaaccactactaaaggacaccaataagacgaagagacttgtttgggccaagaaacacgagcaatggacattagaccggtggatatctgtcctttggtctgatgagtccaaatctgagatttttggttccaaccgttttgtctttgtgagacgcagagtaggtgaacggatgatctctgcatgtgtggttcccaccgtgaagcatggaggaggaggtgtgatagtgtgggggtgctttgctggcgacacggtctgtgatttatttagaattcaaggcacacttaaccagcatggctaccacagcattctgcagcgatacaccatcccatctggtttgcgcttagtgggactatcatttgtttttcaacaggacaatgacccaaaacacacctccacgctgtgtaagggctatttgaccaagaaggagagtgatggagtgctgcatcagatgacctggcctccacaatcccccgatctcaacccaattgagatagtttgggatgagttggacctcagagtgaaagaaaagcaaccaacaagtgctcagcatatgtgggaactccttcaagactgttggaaaagcattcctcatgaagctggttgagataatgccaagagtgtgcaaagctgtcatcaaggcaaagggtggcaactttgaagatttgtttaacacttttttggttactacatgattccatacgtgttatttcatagttttgatgtcttcactattattctacaatgtagaaaatagtaaaaataaagaaaaatccttgaatgagtagatgtccaaacctttgactggtactgtatatccaggTAACATGTCTGTATGTTGGTATGACCTACGACCTCTCCGGTTTAGAACCTTGCTGTGATGTCAGTCTATCCCTGTACTCTGTCTTCCACAGAAAGGACCTGTCAATCAAAAAGCATATGCCTGCATCATCATGGGCACTCAATGACAGGGCTCaatgtctgacctgtgtgtgtttgtgtgtgtattgaaTGTTTGTGAATATGAtgtctaacctgtgtgtgtgtgtgtgtgtgtgtgtgtgtgtgtgtgtcaggtgtggcTGAGCAGTTTGCCATAGCGGAGGCTAAGCTGAGAGCCTGGTCGTCCGTGGACGGCGATGACTCTAATGACGACTCATATGATGAGGACTTCATTCCCGCCAATGAGCCCACAACACAAAGCAcaggtactgtacacacacactctatcatAATCAGACCTCCTCCAAAACTTCTAAAGATACCAACTTAATTTCTCAACTTCACAATTTGAGCCAATGCTACCCTATTACAACCGGAGTATCACTGAAGAGTGCATGGTCCTCCTTTCTCACCTTCATTTATTCCTCCCCTGCTTTTTACCCTCCAGGCCCTGCACGTCCTTtctccccaccccccccccacctctctctgtctcctctctctgtgtggtgaCGAAGCTGTCTGGAACTCTTATTGTCCCAGTGCCCTACTTTCATCCTCTCACAAAAAAAGTTGTTCCCCGGCGCAATTTGAGATCCCTCCTGCAAGTTTAATTTGATTCCTTTGCTGCAGACGGGGGGGTTGCTCTATGAGTTTGTTGGCTGTGTGAGTGGActataaatgtgtgtgtatgtttggtgtgtgtgcGCATCTATTTTGGGGACGACAATGCTTTTAGGCTGATTGCTTACTTCACTGCACCAAATATGACTGCTTTGTTTTGCTTGATAATGTCATTTATTTTCATTTAGTATGACGTATTCCGTAACACTACAGTATATGGCTGAGAATTTGCCCcaaaggcacagatctaggatcagcttgaaTCCTATAACCTCCACCCTTTCCAGATTTAGCCTGATAAGTTAGTTTCATTATTTAATGTGTCTGCTCTCATTCCATAACAGTAAATTGCTCTCTCATCAGTAGGGCTCATAGTTTTTCATGACTACGTGACCTGACCTCGTCAGGCATGGTCAGACATTAGGCAGGGTCATTCAGCATACTCActgtctctcttctcccccctctctggcTCCAGAGGTGCCCACCTACCTGAGGGACCTTCTTCACAGTCAGGTGTGTCAGCACCTGGGTCTGCGGGGGCCGGGCTGCGAGGgggcaggaggagaggggggagacaggccCTCCCCCACCTCCACAGACACTCTCTGCTCCAGCCTCTACAGCCTGGATGAGCAACACCCCTTACTGCGAGATCTCACCCATCACTGCGGCAACAACCACGCTAACACCGCCGAGCTGGCCGCCAAGATCCTCTCGGCCCTGCAAGGGGGGGAGGAGCTGCTGTTGGCCCGCCTCCAGAGGGTGGgacagggggttagagggggagggGACTTCAACAGCCTGGGGGGTGGGAGGGGCCGGCCGGGGGGGAGGAGTCGCCTTGCTACTCTGTGACCTACTCCGAGACCTACCTGTTGCCAGGGGAGGACGAAGATACGCCCTGCAAAGACTATGAGGGCATCGTGTGCCAGGGAGAAGGAGAGCGCGAGGTGTTCCCACCTGACTATGCCACCCACAGGAAGGTCTCAGATGTAGCCTCCTCCGGGGTGGTGTCTCTGGATGAGGATgaagtggaggaagaggaggaggaggagagggagagagagcagggaaacAAATAACTTCCCTGTCATTGATTTTTGTTTCATCCATtgtttctccctccatctctccctccatctctccctccatctctccgtccctcccatggcctctgcatgtttttttcatgaCTCTTACTGCAGTGTAACCCCTCTGTCTTGACCTGATCGCAACATTTCGATCCCCTACCCGCCTGCCCCCCTGCCCCCCTGGCGATTTGATATGTATCAATATATTTTTGTCTTGAGGCGTCCAAACAATCTTTTCTATCAATGTGAAGCAGGAGAGCTGGACTGGCTGTCACAGCTTTCAGTAACAAGCCCAATGATTGGTCTGTGGTTTCAGTAAGAAGCCCACGGATTGGTCAGTAGGGTTCAGTGCTCCACCCACCCACAACAAGAAAGGAGAGACTGCTAAAAACTAAAAGGGACACAACTGACAGGAAAAAGACTGAATCTTAAAACTCTGAAATATCTCTGCATGTGTTTGCAAGTGCTGAACTGAACTTGTGTGCTGACCTGGTCTTGAGCACGTCGGTTTGTAGTTTGGGCTGTTCTGTATAACCCCGCCCTTCCTCTGCCCCCACCCAGATACAGTATATCCCATTGGTGGACAGGTTCCACTGCATCCTGAAACCTGAAACCCCTCCTCTCCTTTGCAAGAGATGTTGGGCacgttcctctgcccaggcgCTGCTGatgcatgccagatcttacaatgccTGGATGGGTATTTTacctatcagctaaccacatcatatgctATACCAATCTGGTGTCCGACAGCACggtcgatgacgtggcacgcaaccattggatgatgcatgcaacgtctgagcaggggagcGCGACACCCTAGCATCCTTCTGGGCATGGCTTGCTGAGTATGCCAAACTACCGTATGTAACCTGTCACCAACAGTTATGAGCAAATGCTGGAATGTCTTAAAAGTTACAGGAAATATGtattttaaaaacaaaaaaagattTGTCACAAATGATTGACAGAAATGATATGCTTTTATTGTACTAGTTTTCTATCAATCAACATGTTGTTGTTATTATAATTATTCTGAATATCATTATGACTAACCATCATAATGACATACTATAGCTACCATATTTAGTTTTTGTTTCTATGGTGTCCTATATGGAAGACTTAAGACCAATAGTTCTATAAAAAAACAACGAAGACAAAAACACAAATAGAATGTTCCAGAACTGACCCTTTGATGAAAGATGCTGTTTGGTGGAGAAATTGTTGTACAAAGACAGAAACCTAGTTTTCAGTGAGGAGGTGTTGAGTTGCATTGGAGATTTTCTATATTTTTGTATGCGTTGTCTTGCTTTAGTCTTTGCCTATGAGGCGTGCCAGTGTATGTGGTTTTTGCACGAAGCTAACGTGGCTGTAGAGTTCTCCTTTCTTTGTTATCACTGTGTGATATAGTATACCgggaaaaaaatacaaatattaaCAAAAAAAGGTTTATTTAATTTTGAAAGAGGATACTGTGATACGGTTTGTTATTGTCATGATCCTCAATGGAAAAGTTATATAGCTCTTTTTTCTTTCCTGTCATAGCTGCTCCTAAAGCAAAATTCCACGGTTATTCTCTTTCCATTCTTTTTCAAAGGATGTCAGGAAAAGGGCATTT
The DNA window shown above is from Coregonus clupeaformis isolate EN_2021a chromosome 6, ASM2061545v1, whole genome shotgun sequence and carries:
- the LOC121568108 gene encoding protein FAM131A, which produces MVLTALTQFSCKVNVEDTAEMLPKSRRALTIQEIAALARSSLHGISQAMKDHVTRPTGMAQGRVAHLIEWKGWCKPTDTPTALESDFNNYSDLTEGEQEARFAAGVAEQFAIAEAKLRAWSSVDGDDSNDDSYDEDFIPANEPTTQSTEVPTYLRDLLHSQVCQHLGLRGPGCEGAGGEGGDRPSPTSTDTLCSSLYSLDEQHPLLRDLTHHCGNNHANTAELAAKILSALQGGEELLLARLQRGPAGGEESPCYSVTYSETYLLPGEDEDTPCKDYEGIVCQGEGEREVFPPDYATHRKVSDVASSGVVSLDEDEVEEEEEEEREREQGNK